In Tepidimonas taiwanensis, the following are encoded in one genomic region:
- a CDS encoding GspMb/PilO family protein: MNHAQRDTHEAPAPAPRAARWWFALRQALPSLALLLLVLAPLAIGGAYVYQKHRYALGVLDDLQPRYARLLGLQQSADTLAQRAQLAQVALQQRLYPADADPGATANEALQRARALLEEAGLSIEVSQTAPVQDEGPALQRIGLTFTAEGDMAAIVAGMQKLQAAQPVIGVLKTTIRPAGLTPPSSNPKLKVQLQLAVWKPRS, translated from the coding sequence ATGAACCACGCCCAACGTGATACCCATGAGGCCCCCGCGCCGGCACCGCGTGCCGCGCGGTGGTGGTTCGCTCTGCGCCAAGCGTTGCCGTCACTGGCGCTGCTGCTCCTCGTGTTGGCGCCATTGGCCATCGGCGGTGCGTACGTCTACCAAAAACACCGCTATGCCCTCGGCGTCCTGGACGACCTGCAGCCCCGCTATGCCCGTCTGCTCGGCCTGCAACAAAGCGCGGACACGTTGGCACAGCGCGCGCAGCTCGCCCAGGTCGCGCTGCAACAGCGCCTCTACCCGGCGGACGCCGACCCGGGTGCCACCGCCAACGAAGCCCTCCAGCGTGCCCGCGCGCTGTTGGAGGAGGCTGGCCTCAGCATCGAAGTCAGCCAAACCGCTCCCGTGCAAGACGAAGGCCCGGCCCTGCAGCGCATCGGCCTGACCTTCACCGCCGAGGGCGACATGGCCGCCATCGTCGCCGGCATGCAAAAACTCCAGGCCGCCCAGCCCGTCATCGGCGTCCTCAAGACCACCATCCGTCCTGCTGGCCTGACACCGCCCAGCAGCAACCCCAAACTCAAAGTCCAGCTCCAGCTGGCGGTTTGGAAACCCCGATCATGA
- a CDS encoding PilN domain-containing protein, translating to MPTLSEASPLLRAMRALWRMLVSRVAHGLRPAALVSIQTEAAQDASTVLVDLDGRVLDPPPHRWRRWGVRHWPARSVPEELVLRKSWHQPPMEPAAQRAAIELRGQLQSPFPPRDTLFFWRAFSQPDGHTLVHAAWLSRERVAAALPDEPGKTPLSVWLALPPGGPQWVPVPDAAWQRVRRWCRWRSALNGVLWVGALALMLAAALSPSWHLRARVLDATAQWAALQPMAAPALASREQLTHAVEHIRAFDELAAQRRDPVLVLDWLTAQLPDDTHVSEFELDGSTLRIQGLTPNAAALMRRLGEQPGVASVSATRAATKVLGLGKESYAIEIRFGVDPLAPGATAASTPQPTSATP from the coding sequence ATGCCCACACTGTCCGAAGCCTCCCCTCTGCTGCGCGCAATGCGGGCGCTGTGGCGCATGCTGGTTTCCCGCGTGGCCCATGGCCTGCGGCCCGCGGCCCTCGTCAGTATCCAAACCGAAGCGGCGCAGGATGCGTCAACCGTGCTCGTGGACCTGGACGGGCGTGTCCTCGATCCGCCGCCCCACCGCTGGCGGCGGTGGGGGGTGCGGCACTGGCCTGCTCGCTCGGTTCCCGAGGAGCTGGTGTTGCGCAAGTCCTGGCATCAGCCACCGATGGAGCCGGCCGCCCAGCGCGCGGCCATCGAGCTGCGGGGGCAGCTCCAGAGCCCCTTTCCCCCGCGGGACACCTTGTTTTTCTGGCGTGCCTTTTCCCAACCCGATGGGCACACCCTCGTGCACGCAGCGTGGCTGTCGCGGGAGCGAGTGGCCGCTGCCCTGCCGGACGAGCCGGGCAAAACCCCACTCTCCGTCTGGCTGGCACTGCCGCCCGGCGGGCCACAATGGGTGCCGGTGCCCGATGCGGCCTGGCAGCGCGTGCGGCGCTGGTGCCGCTGGCGCAGCGCCCTCAACGGCGTGCTCTGGGTGGGGGCGCTGGCGCTTATGCTCGCCGCGGCCCTCAGCCCCAGCTGGCACCTGCGCGCCCGTGTCCTCGACGCCACGGCGCAGTGGGCGGCCCTACAGCCGATGGCCGCGCCCGCGCTGGCCAGTCGGGAACAACTCACCCATGCGGTCGAGCACATCCGGGCCTTCGACGAGTTGGCCGCTCAGCGGCGCGATCCCGTTCTGGTGCTCGACTGGCTCACGGCCCAGCTCCCCGACGACACCCACGTCAGCGAATTCGAGCTGGACGGCTCCACCCTGCGCATACAAGGCCTCACCCCCAACGCCGCGGCGCTCATGCGCCGCCTGGGCGAGCAGCCCGGAGTGGCCAGTGTCAGCGCCACCCGCGCGGCCACCAAAGTCCTGGGACTGGGCAAAGAATCCTACGCGATCGAAATCCGATTCGGCGTCGATCCCTTGGCACCCGGCGCAACAGCCGCCAGTACCCCCCAGCCGACCAGCGCGACGCCATGA
- a CDS encoding prepilin-type N-terminal cleavage/methylation domain-containing protein — protein sequence MTARLGGRGFTLVEVLVALVLLTLLTVGVAGGVRAVGDTQARVQRLADRVEHMAAVHRWLMAAAAHPVRAVEDVSGAGMRRLRFQLAQDSLTWVGLMPPRPAMGGETEFRLAPEAHPEDPQRLQLVLRYRPRGDTSTDEATDWTQAAREVLVADLAYIRIEVQGRRPTNWPPAQPWQDDWRTDWPSEAVEFPRAIRLLIEDDRGPWPPLLVPIMPTLPSVEPLERAVIGGGSVRR from the coding sequence ATGACCGCACGTCTCGGTGGGCGGGGCTTCACGTTGGTGGAGGTGCTGGTCGCCCTCGTGTTGCTGACCTTGCTCACGGTGGGGGTGGCGGGCGGGGTGCGTGCCGTGGGTGACACCCAGGCCCGGGTCCAGCGACTAGCCGATCGCGTTGAACACATGGCGGCTGTCCATCGTTGGCTCATGGCCGCTGCAGCGCATCCTGTCCGCGCGGTTGAAGACGTGTCGGGTGCGGGCATGCGGCGATTGCGCTTTCAGCTCGCCCAAGACAGCCTCACTTGGGTGGGTCTGATGCCCCCGCGCCCTGCCATGGGGGGCGAAACCGAATTCCGCCTTGCGCCGGAGGCGCACCCTGAAGATCCCCAGCGATTGCAACTCGTGCTGCGCTACCGTCCGCGTGGCGACACATCCACGGACGAGGCGACAGACTGGACACAAGCCGCGCGTGAGGTCTTGGTGGCCGATCTCGCTTACATTCGCATCGAGGTGCAGGGGAGGCGCCCAACCAACTGGCCGCCCGCGCAGCCGTGGCAAGACGACTGGCGGACCGATTGGCCCTCTGAAGCCGTCGAGTTCCCGCGTGCGATCCGCCTGTTGATTGAAGACGACCGAGGCCCATGGCCGCCCCTGCTGGTACCGATCATGCCCACCCTGCCGAGTGTCGAGCCGCTCGAGAGAGCCGTCATCGGTGGAGGCAGTGTCCGGAGGTAG